In the genome of Pusillimonas sp. T7-7, the window GCCGCACCGACCCATCCATCCAGCATCGACAAGCGCTCGATCCCATCCAGTAGGCGTTTGACCGCCTGCTGGTGCCTTACGCTCGGCTGCCGAAAAGTAAGGTCACCGATCATCGTTTTACTTCCGTCTGGTAGGCATTGATCGCCGTCGCGGATGATGGAACGCGCTTCATGAATGCTTCCAGCTGACCAGATGTGCGGTCTCGCATCTCTTGCCTCATGGTCGGTGAGATAGGCAGAATTTCCATACCCATGCTTTTAAGCTTCGCTAGGCCATCGACGTCAGCCTGGGCTGCCCGTTCCCAAAACACCGGTTGCAACCTCTGCGCCACGTCTGCCATCGTTTTTTGCTGGGCGGGCGACAACTTGTTCCAGGTGTCCAGATTGATGTTGATCATCTGCGACATCCATGTGTGATTCGTTGGATATATATACTTCACGAACTCCCACAGATGGCCGTCTACGGCGGACGCTGTCGATGTCGTCACCCCCGAGATTGTTCCAGATGCCAGTGCAGGAATTGTTTCGACCCAGGGGATCAAGACCGGCGATATACCAATGGCAGTGCACATGTCCTGCACATTTCTATCCGACACGCGAACTTTACTATTCTTCAAGCCCTCCAGAGAATCGGCCTTAATTTTGGAGAATATGTATTGCGCCGGCCACGGCACGATATAAAGAATCTTCTGATTGTGTTTCGCAGCTGCCTCGTCCAGCAGCGGGCGTAAATGGCGATGCAAAGTCTTGAGTTCATCAATGTCATTCACTAGAAACGATATCGTTTCGGCCGCCAGAACAGGTTCATTTCCGGCCTGCTGCGAGATATGAATATCTGCCATTCCGACCAGACCGTCCGCTACCGCCTGCAGATGATCGGGGCCCTTGAATCCAAGCGAGCCGCCAGAGTGCACTTGAATCTGGACTTCACCGCCGGTCGCCTTCGCAACTTCCTCGGAATACATTTGGGCATTATGGGTATGGAAGTTTCCGTCCGGCAGCACGGTCGACAGATCGATATGTGTAGACGAAGCCGCCCGCGCGAGCGGCCCCAGAACCATTGATACAACGATAGACAACGTAATCGTGGAGAATTGACGCCTTGTGATCATGATGGACCTCTCTATTCATAGTGTTAACGAGCTTGGAACCGCGTTAGCGTGCCGACGGCGATTTTAGGTAACTACTGACAACGTTTAGACCTCAACAAGCGACTGCTGTAAAAGATAGGTCGGCCGACTCATTGCCATACAGAGTTCGGGCCTGCTCTTCCGTCAGCAAACCATCTGCAAGGTCACTTGCGACACGAGCAGGTAAGCGATGCTTCGGATCCCCGATGCCGCCGCCACCTGGAGTGTGAATCAACAGGCGCTCTCCAGGCAGCACCACTTGACTGCCCTTGCCTGCCAGTAGGCGGCCCGAGGAAAGGCCAATGAATCCAGCGGCTCCATTCCCTCCCCCGTCCCGACCACGTGGCGGGTGATTGATGCGGTCAAAAGACGCCAGAATTTCAAAGGTTTTGTCACACGTAGACTGCACTTCGATCACCTGTCCGAGTCCTCCCCGGGTACGGCCGGCTCCACCTGAACCTTCACGTAGTTCTTTGCGCCAGAATATCAATGGTGCCTGTGTTTCAGCGATCTCGACGGGGGTGCCGTTCAGATTCGTCGGAAAAGCTGTCGCAGATAGACCATCGGCACCGCTTCGAGCGCCAGTGCCGCCATTACTCGTAAACCCCAACGTAAAGCCATAGCGACCTCGAGATGCATCCTGTGTTGCCCCACGTAAAGTGAGCAGCCAAACACATGAAGCCCCCTCAGCCGGAACACGCTCGGGGATGATCTGGCGTAGACAACCGAACACGACATCTGGAAGCATTTGGCCAATGACATGCCGGGTTGAGACAGGCGCCGGAGATAGTGCATTGAGCACGCAGCCCTCAGGCGCGGACACCGAGAATACAGACAACGAACCTGAATTGTTCGGCACTTCGCCTGCAACCGCACATGCCAAACCGAATACAGAGTATGCAGTGGCATAACATATAGGTACGTTGATCCCGTATGAAGAAATAGGCGATGTCCCTGCGTAGTCGAGCAAGATGCCGTCGCGTGACACGGTCAGCGTTGCGACCAGATCGATGGGCTGATCATATCCGTCAATAGTCATGCTGTATGTGGATGAGCCCTCAGGCAGTTTGCTGATAGCGTCCAGCATGGCTGCCCGCGAACTTTCCAGGATATGTGACGAGAGTTTTTCCAGGGAGTGGAGCTTGAATTCGTCCATCATCTCCTGCAATCTTTCGCAGGCAACATCGTTGCATGCAGCAAGGGCGTAGGTGTCCCCAGCCGTCTCCAGCGGCTGGCGTGTGTTGGCTCGGAGCATGTCCATGAATGTTTCATTCACATGTCCCGATGAGAAGAGCTTCAGTAGTGGAATAAACAGACCTTCCATATGAACGTCCGTGCCGTCCGGCCCGAACCCCAGCCCCCCAATGTCCATGACATGGCTCGTCGCACAAAACAATGCTACCGGCGTGCCATGCTGAAAACACGGAGTCACCACAACGAAATCATTTAAATGGCCAGTGCCCTTCCAGGGGTCGTTAGTGATAAATACATCGCCTGGCTGCATCTCGCTCAACGGATACTTACGGAGAAAGTGCTGAACGGAATCCGCCATGGTGTTCACATGGCCGGGGGCTCCAGTGACCGCTTGCGCAAGCATCTGACCACGAGTATCAAAAACTCCGGCAGACAAGTCGCTGCATTCGCGCACAATTGCACTGAATGCGGTCCGCAAGAGAACTTGCGCCTGCTCCTCGACAATGGCGATGAGCCGTTGCCACATTAGTTGGTACTGGATCTGCTCAGCGTTGCATTTCATACTGTCGCCTCCGACTTTGTTTTTCGATCCATCACAAGATTGCCGCAACGATCCACGCTCACATTGAAAGAGGAGGATACGAAGGTGGTTGTCTGGTCTTCCGCGATCAAGGCAGGACCCATGATTTGTTGTTCGAACTGCAGTTCGTGCCTTGCATACACAGGCACGCTGACTCTTTTCTCTTCAATCCCATCAAAATATTCGCGGTATCCCTTGGGTACGGACGGTTGCCCACCTATAGGAGGCAGGGCAGCGTCCTCCGCATGATTGGGTTTCGTCGCAACCAGCACAGACCAAGTCAGAATTTCAACCTCAGCTCCAGGGATGGTGCGACCGAAGAGCTGAATGTACGACGCCTCAAAGGCTTGCGAGAGCCGAGCAGCATCGAGTCCGTGCAAATTTTTATCGGGTAACGTTATCGCAATTTCATGGCCTTGACCGACATAGCGCATGTAGGCATGGTGTCGGACAATGAGGGCTTCGTGGGGGGCCCCCTGTCGGACGAGCGCGGAAGCTTCGTCCTCCATCAGCGTCAACATCTCGCTGATTTCCCGCACATCCAAAGCGCCCAGCAGCGAATGCCGGCTGCGCACGATCTCGTACGAAATAGGCGCGCGCAGAAATCCAATTGCTGAGCCCACCCCAGCGTTGGGTGGAACCAGGATGCGACTGATCCCTACCTTTTCAGCGATCCGTGCAACATGAAGTGGTGCCGCTCCGCCAAAGGCGATAAGCGTGTGATCCGCAATCGATTTGCCTTTTTCGATGGCGTGCACACGTGCCGCATTCGACATGTTTTCGCATACCATTTCATGGATCCCATAGGCTGCCATTTCGACAGAGAAGCACAATGGAGCCGCGACTTTCTCCAGCGCATGTTCTGCTGCCCGCACGTCCAACTGAACGGTCCCACCCGCGAAAGCATCTGGATCGATCAACCCGAGCACAGTATCCGCATCAGTAACGGTAGCCTCTTCACCGCCCCTGCCATAGCAAGCTGGTCCAGGCTCCGAGCCG includes:
- a CDS encoding TRAP transporter substrate-binding protein, with the protein product MITRRQFSTITLSIVVSMVLGPLARAASSTHIDLSTVLPDGNFHTHNAQMYSEEVAKATGGEVQIQVHSGGSLGFKGPDHLQAVADGLVGMADIHISQQAGNEPVLAAETISFLVNDIDELKTLHRHLRPLLDEAAAKHNQKILYIVPWPAQYIFSKIKADSLEGLKNSKVRVSDRNVQDMCTAIGISPVLIPWVETIPALASGTISGVTTSTASAVDGHLWEFVKYIYPTNHTWMSQMININLDTWNKLSPAQQKTMADVAQRLQPVFWERAAQADVDGLAKLKSMGMEILPISPTMRQEMRDRTSGQLEAFMKRVPSSATAINAYQTEVKR
- a CDS encoding hydantoinase B/oxoprolinase family protein, coding for MKCNAEQIQYQLMWQRLIAIVEEQAQVLLRTAFSAIVRECSDLSAGVFDTRGQMLAQAVTGAPGHVNTMADSVQHFLRKYPLSEMQPGDVFITNDPWKGTGHLNDFVVVTPCFQHGTPVALFCATSHVMDIGGLGFGPDGTDVHMEGLFIPLLKLFSSGHVNETFMDMLRANTRQPLETAGDTYALAACNDVACERLQEMMDEFKLHSLEKLSSHILESSRAAMLDAISKLPEGSSTYSMTIDGYDQPIDLVATLTVSRDGILLDYAGTSPISSYGINVPICYATAYSVFGLACAVAGEVPNNSGSLSVFSVSAPEGCVLNALSPAPVSTRHVIGQMLPDVVFGCLRQIIPERVPAEGASCVWLLTLRGATQDASRGRYGFTLGFTSNGGTGARSGADGLSATAFPTNLNGTPVEIAETQAPLIFWRKELREGSGGAGRTRGGLGQVIEVQSTCDKTFEILASFDRINHPPRGRDGGGNGAAGFIGLSSGRLLAGKGSQVVLPGERLLIHTPGGGGIGDPKHRLPARVASDLADGLLTEEQARTLYGNESADLSFTAVAC